One window from the genome of Alnus glutinosa chromosome 13, dhAlnGlut1.1, whole genome shotgun sequence encodes:
- the LOC133855043 gene encoding peroxidase 65-like, translating to MAFPLIFLIFLSISFSEASLSIDYYRKTCPDFDKIMREIVTSKQIANPTTAAGTLRAFFHDCVVDGCDASVLISSNSFNKAERDADLNLSLSGDAFDLIVRVKTALELACPGIVSCSDILAQATRDLVTMVGGPFYKVLLGRKDGLVSQASRVEGNIPRTNMSMNQIIKLFVSKGFTVQEMVALSGSHTIGFTHCKEFADRIFHYSKTKPTDPEIYPKFAEALKKTCANYTKDHSMSAFNDVITPGKFDNMYYQNLKRGLGLLTSDHALVKHPRTKPIVDLYALNQTAFFETFSYAMEKLSVYGIKTGQKGEVRRKCDAFNSLTT from the exons ATGGCTTTCCCTTTAATTTTCCTTATCTTCCTCTCCATTTCCTTCTCAGAAGCCAGTCTCTCCATCGACTACTACAGGAAAACATGCCCGGACTTCGACAAAATCATGCGCGAAATAGTGACCAGCAAACAAATTGCCAACCCCACCACCGCCGCAGGCACCCTCCGTGCCTTCTTCCACGATTGTGTGGTTGACGGCTGCGATGCCTCTGTCCTCATCTCTTCCAATTCCTTCAACAAGGCCGAGCGTGATGCTGACCTCAACCTCTCCCTCTCGG GTGATGCCTTTGATCTTATTGTTCGAGTGAAGACTGCCCTTGAACTCGCTTGCCCCGGTATCGTCTCCTGCTCCGACATCCTCGCTCAAGCTACACGCGACCTTGTCACCATGGTCGGCGGTCCTTTCTACAAAGTCCTCCTCGGTCGAAAAGATGGCCTTGTGTCACAAGCATCACGTGTAGAAGGAAACATTCCAAGAACGAACATGTCCAtgaaccaaatcatcaaattgTTCGTATCCAAAGGGTTTACCGTACAAGAAATGGTTGCTCTAAGTGGTTCACACACCATTGGATTCACTCACTGCAAGGAATTCGCCGATAGGATTTTCCATTATAGCAAGACCAAGCCGACTGACCCAGAAATATATCCCAAGTTTGCCGAGGCGTTGAAGAAGACTTGCGCAAACTACACGAAAGACCATTCAATGTCTGCTTTCAACGATGTGATAACCCCAGGCAAGTTTGACAACATGTACTACCAAAATCTTAAGAGGGGATTGGGGCTCTTGACTTCGGATCATGCACTTGTTAAGCACCCTAGGACGAAGCCAATCGTCGATTTGTATGCTTTAAACCAGACAGCATTCTTCGAGACTTTTTCGTATGCAATGGAGAAGCTTAGCGTTTACGGTATCAAGACTGGTCAGAAGGGAGAGGTGAGGCGCAAGTGCGATGCATTCAACTCTCTCACGACATAG